The Mercurialis annua linkage group LG2, ddMerAnnu1.2, whole genome shotgun sequence genome contains a region encoding:
- the LOC126668269 gene encoding uncharacterized protein LOC126668269 — translation MEISQDVITGMYQSSDTFWSRVWSKYNKEKNNGWEERIQRSVQAQIQTIEEAVRKLNGSIKQIENMNPSGASNEDILQRAKMLLTQDPLFIKGFKFDHVWHIIKDFEKFKDNNNSPRQVHRLPRFNNISSESEYSPSESQIPKSPEESPFSDNLEDHNIGGSSRPIGVKKAKLKRKIAEQFSTIVSIKEQNDKVIELLEKSGSDRQEQMKMQNEQFLFRKEKEENKILFIDLNTISNPRIRAITQAEQEKIIQKKRAATNDIATR, via the exons ATGGAAATATCTCAAGATGTAATTACGGGTATGTACCAATCTTCAGATACTTTTTGGTCTCGAGTGTGGAGCAAATacaacaaagaaaaaaataatggtTGGGAGGAGCGTATCCAACGCTCGGTTCAAGCTCAAATTCAAACTATTGAAGAAGCAGTTCGAAAATTGAATGGGTCCATCAAACAAATTGAGAATATGAATCCAAGTGGAGCATCAAATGAAGATATT ttGCAGCGAGCGAAAATGCTATTAACACAAGACCCGCTATTTATAAAAGGTTTCAAATTTGATCATGTGTGGCACATTAtaaaagattttgaaaaatttaaggataaCAACAATAGTCCAAGACAAGTTCATCGATTACCACGTTTCAACAATATTTCATCAGAGTCCGAATATTCTCCTTCCGAATCTCAAATACCGAAATCTCCCGAGGAGTCACCATTTTCTGATAATTTAGAAGATCATAATATTGGTGGTTCTTCACGGCCCATTGGAGTCAAAAAAGCTAAATTGAAGAGAAAAATAGCCGAGCAATTTTCTACTATTGTTAGCATTAAAGAACAAAATGATAAGGTTATAGAGTTGCTTGAAAAGTCCGGTTCGGATAGGCAAGAACAAATGAAGATGCAAAACGAGCAATTTCTCTTTCgcaaagagaaagaagaaaacaaaatattattcaTAGACTTGAATACTATTTCTAATCCGAGAATTCGGGCCATTACTCAAGCTGAACAAgagaaaataattcaaaaaaaaagagcAGCAACAAATGACATCGCAACAAGATAG